In a genomic window of Thermovenabulum gondwanense:
- a CDS encoding amidohydrolase, whose product MLAVKGGKIYTMASKRVIEEGIIFIDGGKIVDVAERAEIPAGVEIIDAKGKYIFPGFIDAHCHIGLFEEGVGAIGEDGNEWTDPITPHLRAIDAVNPADVAFKDAVKGGVTAVFTGPGSANVIGGQSAALKTHGRVVDEMIIKSPAGLKIAFGENPKRVYGEQKKSPATRMATAALLRETLYKARNYKLKKERTKEGEVFETDLKMEILCQVLDKKLPLRAHAHRADDIMTAIRIAKEFDVDLVIEHCTEGHLIADNIAKENVPAVVGPSLTSKSKYELKDLTFKTPGVLAEKGVKVAIMTDHPVIPIQYLPLLAALAVKEGMKEEDALLAITKNAAEIIGIADRVGSIEKGKDADIVIWDKFPLDLMARPDIVIINGEVVYKG is encoded by the coding sequence ATGCTTGCGGTAAAGGGTGGAAAAATTTATACAATGGCCAGTAAAAGGGTAATAGAAGAAGGAATAATTTTTATCGACGGCGGTAAGATTGTTGATGTGGCGGAAAGGGCTGAAATACCGGCGGGTGTTGAAATAATTGACGCGAAAGGTAAGTACATATTTCCCGGTTTCATCGATGCTCACTGCCATATAGGGCTTTTTGAGGAAGGTGTGGGTGCCATAGGAGAGGACGGAAATGAGTGGACGGATCCGATAACTCCGCACCTTAGAGCTATAGATGCCGTAAACCCTGCGGACGTGGCTTTTAAAGATGCCGTAAAGGGAGGCGTCACCGCGGTATTTACCGGCCCGGGCAGTGCCAACGTAATCGGGGGACAATCCGCCGCATTAAAAACCCACGGCAGGGTTGTAGATGAAATGATAATAAAATCTCCTGCGGGATTAAAGATCGCCTTTGGAGAAAACCCCAAAAGGGTTTACGGAGAGCAAAAAAAATCCCCTGCAACAAGAATGGCTACAGCCGCACTTTTAAGGGAGACCCTTTATAAGGCGAGAAATTACAAGCTCAAAAAGGAAAGGACTAAAGAGGGCGAAGTATTTGAAACGGATTTAAAAATGGAAATCCTTTGCCAGGTTCTTGACAAAAAGCTTCCCCTCAGGGCTCATGCCCACAGGGCGGATGATATAATGACCGCTATCAGGATAGCAAAGGAGTTTGATGTGGACCTGGTCATTGAACACTGCACCGAAGGACACCTGATTGCCGATAATATAGCAAAAGAAAATGTGCCTGCGGTGGTAGGACCTTCCCTGACCTCTAAGTCAAAGTATGAATTAAAAGACCTTACTTTTAAAACTCCGGGAGTTCTTGCGGAAAAGGGAGTAAAAGTCGCTATAATGACCGACCATCCCGTTATACCCATTCAGTACCTTCCTCTTCTTGCCGCTCTTGCGGTGAAGGAAGGGATGAAAGAAGAGGATGCATTGCTTGCAATTACGAAAAATGCCGCTGAAATAATAGGTATTGCTGACAGGGTGGGGAGCATAGAAAAAGGAAAGGATGCGGACATCGTAATATGGGATAAATTCCCCCTTGACTTAATGGCAAGACCGGATATTGTGATAATAAATGGTGAGGTTGTGTATAAAGGATAA